The Chitinophagales bacterium genome has a window encoding:
- a CDS encoding S9 family peptidase codes for MNKISLYILAILSGMGVNAQDMAAFKGTYPQTKKTDQSDVYFGTKVNDPYRWLEDDLSQETKDWVKAENKVTNEYLDQIPFRDAIKKRLTELWNYEKYSAPFKEGDYTYFYKNDGLQNQSILFRQKGNGKPEVFLDPNAFSKDGTTSLAGIQFTKDGSLCAYQISEGGSDWRKVIILDTKTRKMLGDTLVDIKFSGLSWRGNEGFYYSSYDKPKEGSELSGKTQQHKLFFHKLGTPQSSDELIFGGTVTQRRYIGGSVTEDQQYLVISAANATYGNELYVQSLKQKNAPIVAMVKGFDYEQDVVHAEDGMLYILTNMGAPNRRLMIVDAKSPQSGNWLPLIPEMKYPMSISTCGGKFFASFLKDAVSEVRQYDMRGQEERVIQLPGLGTASGFGGKREETELYYNFTSYVYPPTIFKYDIKSGKTEIYKKSGVKFDPESYESKQVFYTSYPDGTLIPMIITYKKGTQLNGKNPLLLYGYGGFSISLTPSFSVSNIVFLENGGIYAVANLRGGGEYGDSWHNMGTKLHKQNVFNDFISAAQYLIDQKYTSKDYLAIAGGSNGGLLVGACLTQRPDLFKVCFPAVGVLDMLRYHKFTAGAGWAYDYGTADDNADMFNYLLGYSPVHNVKPGTCYPATMVTTGDHDDRVVPAHSFKFAAALQAAQSCNKPTLIRIETQAGHGAGKPTSMIISEQADKWAFLLYNMGLSYQ; via the coding sequence ATGAATAAAATATCGTTATACATACTTGCAATACTATCTGGAATGGGAGTAAACGCACAGGATATGGCAGCATTTAAGGGCACATATCCGCAGACAAAGAAAACAGATCAGTCGGACGTTTATTTTGGTACAAAGGTCAATGACCCTTATCGTTGGCTGGAAGACGACCTCTCCCAGGAGACAAAAGACTGGGTGAAGGCTGAGAACAAAGTAACCAATGAATACCTGGACCAGATACCTTTTCGCGATGCTATCAAGAAAAGACTGACTGAGTTGTGGAATTATGAAAAGTACAGCGCTCCGTTTAAAGAAGGGGATTATACTTACTTCTATAAGAACGACGGGTTGCAGAATCAGTCCATCCTGTTCCGCCAGAAAGGCAACGGGAAACCTGAAGTGTTTTTAGATCCAAATGCTTTTTCTAAAGACGGTACCACATCCCTGGCTGGTATCCAGTTCACAAAAGACGGTTCTCTTTGCGCCTACCAGATATCCGAGGGGGGCTCTGACTGGAGGAAGGTTATCATATTGGATACTAAAACCAGGAAAATGCTCGGTGATACCCTTGTAGATATTAAGTTCAGTGGCCTCTCCTGGAGAGGTAATGAAGGGTTCTATTACAGTAGCTATGACAAGCCCAAAGAGGGTAGTGAACTGTCTGGAAAGACACAGCAGCATAAATTATTCTTCCATAAGTTAGGTACACCTCAATCGTCAGATGAACTGATCTTTGGTGGAACCGTAACCCAAAGAAGGTACATCGGGGGCTCTGTAACAGAAGATCAGCAATACCTTGTTATTTCAGCTGCTAATGCTACTTATGGTAATGAGTTGTATGTGCAGTCGCTGAAACAGAAGAATGCTCCTATAGTTGCAATGGTAAAAGGTTTCGACTATGAGCAGGATGTAGTACATGCTGAAGATGGTATGCTGTATATACTCACCAATATGGGGGCTCCTAACAGGAGACTGATGATCGTAGATGCTAAAAGCCCGCAATCAGGAAACTGGTTGCCACTGATTCCAGAGATGAAATACCCTATGAGCATCTCAACATGTGGTGGTAAGTTCTTTGCGAGCTTCCTGAAAGATGCTGTATCAGAAGTGCGCCAGTATGATATGCGCGGGCAAGAAGAGCGCGTGATACAACTACCTGGATTAGGTACTGCCAGTGGATTCGGTGGTAAAAGAGAAGAGACGGAGCTGTATTACAACTTTACATCCTACGTTTATCCTCCAACGATATTCAAATACGATATTAAATCAGGTAAGACAGAAATATATAAGAAATCAGGTGTGAAATTCGATCCCGAAAGCTATGAAAGCAAACAGGTTTTTTACACCTCATATCCTGATGGTACATTGATACCAATGATCATAACCTACAAAAAGGGTACACAATTGAATGGTAAAAACCCACTTTTGTTATATGGTTACGGTGGCTTCAGTATCAGCCTCACGCCATCTTTCAGCGTGAGTAATATCGTGTTTCTTGAGAACGGGGGTATATATGCCGTAGCCAACCTGAGGGGAGGCGGAGAGTATGGTGATAGCTGGCATAATATGGGTACCAAGCTGCATAAGCAAAATGTATTCAATGACTTTATTTCTGCTGCACAATACCTGATAGATCAGAAATATACATCAAAAGATTACCTGGCTATTGCCGGCGGGTCTAATGGCGGATTGCTGGTGGGCGCATGCCTTACACAACGTCCCGACCTGTTCAAAGTTTGCTTTCCTGCAGTGGGTGTGCTGGATATGTTAAGGTATCATAAGTTTACCGCCGGCGCAGGCTGGGCTTACGACTATGGTACTGCCGATGACAATGCTGATATGTTCAACTACCTGCTGGGATATTCTCCTGTGCATAATGTAAAACCGGGCACCTGCTATCCGGCTACTATGGTCACTACAGGCGACCATGACGACAGGGTAGTACCTGCACACTCCTTTAAGTTTGCCGCTGCATTGCAGGCTGCACAAAGTTGTAATAAACCAACCCTGATACGTATTGAAACACAAGCTGGGCACGGTGCAGGTAAACCTACTTCAATGATCATCAGTGAGCAGGCAGATAAATGGGCTTTCCTGTTGTATAATATGGGATTAAGCTATCAATAA
- a CDS encoding translocation/assembly module TamB domain-containing protein → MKYTAISLVALILLLVLLVNLTPVQNYIVGRATKFLSNKLNTTVSIDHIRIDPLNHLYVQGIYVEGTDKDTLLYAGEIRFRITDWFIFRDGTPVIKYVGLHDAYVNLYRTAKSDEWNYQFIIDAFGTSNDTTTKKSSGTMDIDLKEVDIKNVRFNMNDAWVGSDMNFAVGSFSIDADKIDLEKKIIEIDDIAATATKVILRDYDGGRPPKPKAPPSNTIDTTAFNPGKWDIKLSSLDLKDCFFSLDVGTRTPYPDEFDPAHIHVSDIQLEAEDIRIDGDTLTVNLDKLAAKERCGLQVKKMKADIRVSPNESICKDLLLQTANSNIGDYYAMHYKRFPDFLDYIEKVVMVANFRRSTVDSKDIAYFATVLREYPTVLNISGDIKGTVADIKAKDLSLTDGFTTIRGNLTMEGLPDINTTYINYTNGELFTSGSGIFRYAPQLKDNNSVALENITRAYFKGDFKGYINNFVVNGTITSNLGNITSDVSMKIPDGDKAQTTFTGKVNVSNLNLGALLRQDDLGTITLNAEVDGTESKQDGVAMNFKTVIDHIEYKKYSYQGINADGKLEKEKFTGNLLISDPNLSLGFYGLFDFSDKTLKINAKANLLHSNLAALNLVNDTMTLVADFDLDWQGNNIDDFTGYAKLYNIDFEKNGHQLDLDSIYVNATEEGVNKKITINSNAFSAKVNGNYELSTLANSFQYYISGYIPNYISAPANAGAQQDITFDLETNDLDSLFAVFVPTVSGFNNTTISGHLITARQELELNAHIDKGVVNGIQLNNTNIDAKGTFKTLITNIDVGRVALTDTSMNGSVKVNSILGTDKMTFYITTTSQNALGDAVIKGQLFAHGDTLDANIFPSEFYMNKKKWDISGDNKIVYTDGYLSINNFAIKSGSQQISINSSNKGLDQSIAVNISNFHASEIGKITGLADYEIKGRINGTVTVNNLFSDLYVDANMKASGIQIGTDTIGAINIVGNYDGKKELLTLDKKTGISRGVESLSASGRFSLAENVSQNIDAKVNFTNTPLSWLSPVLKGFVSDIKGTLNGNIIIKGTSASPDIDGKIGLKEIGMHIDFLGAVYRIPEATIDVNNSSISVGKMALYDRFDNRALLTGGIDHDRLRDMKLNFRMTSPKFEVIDLRPNESELFYGNLVAKFESLVISGPFDDVLVRINKAQPAQKSHLFLPLSSGTNDIGAYSYITFKKNGDEPEEIKKENAKLSIQIDAILNPLAEITMIMDPTTGDAINASGTGNISMDIPPNGDIRMFGNYIIDNGSYTFTLPQLFFKRKFSLNEGSVIQFVGPIDNTQLNVDGIYTTRARLYDLLTPSEKTLVEDMGEREINQAKVTREINVILNMKGSLGTPELGFKIELPDKSGAGTIAYKKLENVNNNERELFNQVASLLLVNAFIPAEGGFEAGAASGVVNNVSDIFSGTASSQLTNLISKLTGDENIAIDLKYKKYNYDNNDPGASNRNSVSIGVKKNLFKDRLTVEVGSSVDWGKPTSSNSTSNFNPVGDFRLQYLLKEGGNLRGNIFRTSSYDVLADQNITRGGVGLSYRKSFDNLKDLFGGAKYMKKEEEAEIQRENELLNDDSNATDKK, encoded by the coding sequence TTGAAATACACAGCAATAAGCCTGGTGGCTTTGATATTGCTGTTGGTACTACTGGTCAACCTGACGCCTGTTCAGAATTATATTGTAGGCCGTGCTACCAAGTTTCTGTCAAACAAGCTGAATACCACAGTCAGTATAGATCATATCCGTATCGACCCGCTCAATCACCTATATGTACAGGGGATATATGTGGAGGGGACGGACAAGGACACATTACTTTATGCCGGTGAGATACGTTTCAGGATAACGGACTGGTTCATCTTCCGCGACGGCACACCGGTGATAAAATATGTAGGCCTGCACGACGCATACGTTAACCTATACAGAACTGCAAAATCTGACGAATGGAACTACCAGTTTATCATAGACGCTTTTGGGACCAGCAACGATACCACCACTAAAAAAAGTAGCGGCACTATGGATATCGACCTAAAAGAGGTAGATATTAAGAATGTGAGATTTAACATGAATGATGCCTGGGTAGGCAGCGATATGAATTTTGCTGTGGGCAGTTTCAGTATAGACGCGGATAAAATTGACCTTGAAAAGAAGATCATTGAAATAGATGATATAGCTGCTACTGCCACCAAAGTAATACTAAGGGATTATGATGGCGGACGTCCGCCCAAACCCAAGGCCCCACCATCTAATACCATAGACACAACTGCCTTTAACCCCGGCAAGTGGGACATAAAATTATCCAGCCTTGATCTGAAAGACTGTTTTTTCAGCCTGGATGTTGGCACGCGTACACCCTACCCTGACGAATTTGACCCGGCACATATACATGTAAGCGACATACAATTAGAGGCAGAAGACATAAGGATAGATGGTGATACACTGACAGTAAACCTGGACAAGCTGGCGGCAAAAGAACGATGCGGCCTGCAGGTTAAGAAAATGAAAGCAGACATAAGGGTTTCACCTAACGAATCCATATGCAAAGACCTGTTGTTGCAAACTGCTAACAGTAACATTGGCGATTACTATGCTATGCACTATAAGCGCTTCCCCGATTTCCTGGACTATATAGAGAAGGTTGTGATGGTTGCCAACTTCAGGAGATCTACCGTTGATTCAAAAGACATAGCCTATTTCGCAACAGTACTCAGAGAATACCCTACTGTTCTTAACATTTCAGGAGATATAAAAGGTACAGTAGCAGACATCAAAGCCAAAGACCTGAGTCTTACCGATGGCTTTACTACTATCAGGGGTAACCTTACCATGGAAGGGCTACCCGACATCAATACTACCTATATCAACTATACCAATGGTGAACTCTTTACCAGCGGAAGTGGTATTTTCAGGTACGCCCCACAATTAAAAGACAACAACTCAGTTGCCCTTGAAAATATTACCCGCGCTTATTTCAAAGGCGATTTCAAAGGTTACATCAACAATTTCGTAGTTAATGGTACTATTACCAGCAACCTGGGAAATATTACATCTGACGTGAGCATGAAGATACCTGACGGAGATAAGGCACAAACTACCTTTACCGGGAAAGTAAATGTCAGCAACCTGAATCTCGGTGCACTATTGAGACAGGATGACCTTGGAACCATCACACTGAATGCCGAAGTAGACGGTACAGAATCGAAACAAGATGGTGTGGCAATGAATTTCAAAACTGTCATTGACCATATTGAATATAAAAAATATTCCTACCAGGGCATCAATGCAGATGGAAAACTGGAGAAGGAGAAGTTTACCGGTAATTTGCTGATCAGTGACCCGAACCTTTCGCTGGGCTTTTACGGGCTATTCGACTTCAGCGATAAGACACTTAAAATAAACGCCAAAGCGAATCTGCTGCATAGTAACCTTGCCGCACTTAACCTGGTAAATGATACCATGACCCTGGTAGCAGACTTTGACCTGGACTGGCAGGGCAACAACATCGATGACTTTACAGGTTATGCCAAGCTATACAACATAGACTTTGAAAAAAACGGTCACCAACTGGATCTTGACTCAATTTACGTAAACGCAACTGAAGAAGGTGTAAATAAAAAGATCACGATTAACAGCAATGCATTTTCGGCAAAGGTCAATGGCAACTATGAGTTGAGCACACTTGCCAATTCATTCCAGTATTATATCTCTGGTTATATTCCTAACTACATAAGCGCACCTGCAAATGCGGGGGCACAACAGGACATTACCTTCGACCTGGAGACCAACGACCTCGACAGCCTGTTCGCGGTATTTGTACCAACTGTATCAGGATTCAACAACACTACCATATCAGGACATCTTATCACCGCCAGGCAGGAGTTGGAATTGAATGCTCATATTGACAAAGGAGTCGTGAACGGCATTCAACTGAACAATACAAACATTGATGCCAAAGGGACTTTTAAAACATTGATAACAAATATTGATGTTGGCAGAGTTGCATTGACCGACACCTCTATGAACGGCTCCGTAAAAGTCAATTCAATACTTGGCACCGACAAAATGACCTTTTACATCACAACTACTTCGCAGAATGCGCTGGGCGATGCTGTGATAAAAGGCCAGTTATTTGCCCACGGCGACACACTTGATGCAAACATATTCCCTTCGGAGTTTTACATGAACAAAAAGAAATGGGATATATCCGGTGACAACAAAATAGTGTATACGGATGGTTACCTGTCCATCAACAATTTTGCTATTAAGTCGGGCTCACAGCAGATAAGCATCAACTCCAGCAACAAAGGACTGGATCAAAGCATAGCCGTAAACATATCTAATTTTCATGCCTCTGAAATAGGCAAGATAACCGGCCTGGCCGACTATGAGATAAAAGGCAGGATAAATGGCACGGTTACTGTTAACAACCTTTTCTCTGACCTGTATGTTGATGCCAATATGAAAGCAAGCGGCATACAGATAGGAACAGATACCATCGGTGCAATAAACATCGTAGGCAATTATGACGGTAAAAAAGAGTTACTGACCCTGGATAAAAAAACAGGTATATCCCGTGGCGTAGAATCACTGTCAGCCTCCGGGCGTTTTTCGTTAGCTGAAAACGTATCACAGAATATTGATGCAAAAGTAAACTTCACTAACACTCCCTTATCCTGGCTATCACCAGTATTAAAAGGCTTTGTAAGTGATATTAAGGGAACACTGAACGGCAACATTATTATAAAAGGCACATCGGCATCCCCTGATATTGATGGAAAAATAGGCCTGAAGGAAATTGGTATGCACATAGACTTTTTAGGCGCTGTGTATCGCATACCTGAAGCCACGATCGATGTTAACAACTCATCGATTAGTGTAGGTAAGATGGCGTTGTATGACAGGTTTGACAACAGGGCATTGCTTACCGGCGGAATAGACCATGACAGGCTCAGGGATATGAAACTCAATTTCAGGATGACCTCTCCTAAGTTTGAAGTAATAGACCTGAGGCCAAACGAAAGTGAACTGTTCTACGGCAACCTGGTAGCTAAATTTGAGAGCCTGGTCATATCAGGGCCTTTTGACGATGTCCTGGTTCGCATAAATAAGGCACAGCCTGCACAGAAGTCTCATTTATTCTTACCACTGAGCAGCGGTACAAATGACATTGGCGCATACAGCTATATCACATTTAAGAAAAATGGAGACGAACCAGAAGAGATAAAAAAAGAAAACGCAAAACTAAGCATACAGATAGATGCGATACTTAACCCACTGGCAGAGATAACCATGATCATGGACCCGACAACGGGAGACGCTATCAATGCCAGCGGAACGGGCAATATCAGCATGGACATACCACCCAATGGTGATATACGCATGTTTGGCAATTACATAATAGACAACGGAAGCTATACATTCACCTTACCTCAGTTATTTTTCAAGCGTAAATTCAGCCTGAATGAAGGTAGCGTCATACAATTTGTAGGACCTATAGACAACACACAACTGAATGTGGACGGTATTTACACCACCCGTGCACGACTATATGACCTGTTAACACCGTCTGAAAAAACACTGGTGGAAGACATGGGCGAAAGAGAGATAAACCAGGCAAAAGTAACAAGAGAAATAAACGTGATACTGAATATGAAAGGCAGCCTGGGCACTCCGGAACTAGGATTTAAAATAGAACTGCCCGACAAGAGCGGTGCTGGTACTATAGCTTATAAAAAGCTGGAGAATGTAAACAATAATGAGCGCGAGTTATTCAACCAGGTGGCTTCTCTGTTGTTAGTGAACGCCTTTATCCCGGCCGAAGGGGGCTTTGAGGCCGGTGCTGCTTCAGGTGTTGTAAATAATGTGAGTGATATATTTTCGGGCACTGCATCCTCACAACTCACCAACCTGATAAGCAAGCTGACTGGTGATGAGAATATTGCCATTGACCTGAAATACAAAAAATACAACTACGACAATAACGACCCCGGAGCGAGTAACAGGAACTCAGTATCCATCGGTGTAAAGAAAAACCTCTTTAAAGACAGGCTGACGGTGGAAGTGGGTAGCTCGGTAGACTGGGGAAAACCCACTTCGAGTAACAGCACCAGTAACTTTAACCCTGTGGGAGACTTCAGGCTGCAGTACCTGCTGAAAGAAGGCGGTAATTTGCGCGGGAATATATTCAGAACCAGCAGTTATGATGTACTGGCCGACCAGAATATTACACGTGGTGGCGTGGGTTTGTCTTATCGTAAATCTTTCGACAATCTGAAAGACCTGTTTGGCGGTGCCAAATACATGAAGAAAGAAGAAGAAGCAGAAATACAAAGAGAAAATGAATTGCTGAACGACGACAGCAATGCTACAGACAAGAAGTAG
- a CDS encoding glycosyltransferase: MNKRHELHLLTFAQTDEDLGYKAELEKVFTRVHFIYLPKWKSALNCVAALWSATPLQVLYFKSAAMKAKLAELLEGDDFDAVHVQHLRMSPYLANRKELPRILDMPDAFSLYWERREKAEKNPVLKFINGIEKDRLLRYEQIMKRYDLSLVCSAEDLVYLKGKHQLSNIELLPNGVDLDTFAAKDHDYSHNKTLLFTGNMDYAPNVDAVQYFVAEVLPLIQKVHPDVQFIIAGQRPVKKVQDLASENVKVTGFIKDLAAVYNEASVVVAPLRFGAGTQNKVLEAMAMGVPVVCSDIGFKGLGIESGEGAVMQTTAGTFANAVVDLLNSEEERRKVGQKGIEVIRNSFGWDAIALLLEKYLQQVSGK, encoded by the coding sequence TTGAATAAGAGACATGAATTGCATTTACTCACCTTTGCACAGACAGATGAGGATTTGGGGTATAAAGCAGAATTAGAAAAGGTTTTTACCCGTGTACATTTTATTTACCTGCCCAAGTGGAAGTCGGCGTTAAATTGTGTCGCCGCATTGTGGTCTGCTACACCATTGCAGGTATTATATTTCAAGTCGGCCGCTATGAAGGCGAAACTTGCCGAGCTACTGGAGGGTGATGATTTTGATGCGGTACATGTGCAGCATTTAAGAATGTCTCCATACCTGGCAAATCGTAAAGAACTACCACGTATTCTTGATATGCCCGATGCGTTTTCTTTATACTGGGAGCGCAGGGAGAAAGCGGAAAAGAATCCTGTCTTAAAATTCATAAACGGTATTGAAAAAGACAGGCTGCTTCGATATGAGCAGATCATGAAGCGGTATGATCTTTCACTGGTTTGCTCGGCTGAAGACCTGGTATATCTGAAAGGCAAACATCAACTTTCAAATATTGAATTGCTCCCTAACGGTGTAGACCTGGATACTTTTGCAGCTAAAGATCATGACTACAGCCATAACAAGACACTACTGTTTACCGGTAACATGGACTATGCGCCTAATGTTGATGCAGTTCAGTATTTTGTTGCTGAAGTATTGCCGTTGATTCAGAAGGTGCATCCCGATGTACAATTCATAATTGCAGGGCAACGCCCGGTAAAAAAAGTGCAGGACCTGGCATCTGAAAATGTGAAAGTAACCGGTTTCATAAAGGACCTCGCGGCTGTATATAACGAAGCAAGTGTTGTTGTAGCTCCATTGCGCTTTGGAGCCGGTACGCAAAATAAAGTACTTGAAGCGATGGCTATGGGTGTACCGGTGGTATGTTCCGATATTGGTTTCAAAGGGCTGGGTATCGAGAGTGGAGAAGGGGCTGTTATGCAAACTACAGCCGGGACATTTGCCAATGCAGTTGTTGATCTGTTGAATAGCGAAGAAGAGCGGCGAAAAGTTGGACAAAAGGGTATTGAAGTGATCAGGAACAGCTTTGGCTGGGATGCTATAGCTCTTTTACTGGAAAAATATCTGCAACAGGTTAGCGGAAAATAA
- a CDS encoding bifunctional 3,4-dihydroxy-2-butanone-4-phosphate synthase/GTP cyclohydrolase II, which yields MLDTIESAIEDLKKGKLLIVVDDEDRENEGDFITAAANVTPEIINFMSKFGRGLICAPVTEERCDELNLNLMVENNTVLHQTPFTVSVDLIGNGCTTGISAHDRAKTVQALIDPNTKPDDLGRPGHIFPLRAKSAGVLRRAGHTEATVDLARLAGFEPAGVLVEIMNDDGTMARLPQLMDIAKKFELKIISIKDLIEYRLANESLIEEEVSVQMPTKRGDFELIAFRQITTGEHHLALKKGTWDKDEPVLVRVHSSCVTGDILHSLRCDCGDQLEKAMEMVEAEGKGIVLYMNQEGRGIGLLNKLKAYKLQEEGKDTVEANLALGFKNDQRDYGVGAQILRHLGVSKIKLMTNNPRKRAGLLGYGLEIVDNVPIEIKPNKHNEFYLQTKRDKLGHEILK from the coding sequence ATGTTAGATACGATAGAGTCTGCGATAGAAGATCTGAAAAAAGGTAAACTACTGATAGTTGTAGATGACGAGGACCGCGAAAATGAAGGTGATTTTATTACCGCTGCGGCCAATGTTACCCCGGAGATAATCAACTTTATGTCAAAGTTCGGCAGGGGGCTTATCTGCGCTCCTGTTACCGAAGAACGTTGTGATGAGCTGAATCTGAACCTGATGGTGGAGAACAACACTGTTTTGCACCAGACGCCATTTACCGTTTCGGTAGACCTTATAGGTAATGGTTGTACGACAGGTATATCTGCACATGACAGGGCTAAGACTGTTCAGGCGCTCATTGATCCGAATACCAAACCGGACGACCTGGGCCGTCCCGGGCATATATTTCCTCTAAGGGCTAAAAGTGCCGGTGTGTTGAGGAGGGCAGGGCATACTGAAGCGACTGTTGACCTGGCAAGGCTGGCAGGCTTTGAGCCGGCGGGTGTTTTGGTAGAGATCATGAACGACGATGGTACTATGGCCAGGTTGCCGCAGCTTATGGACATAGCTAAGAAATTCGAACTTAAGATCATATCAATAAAAGACCTGATAGAGTACAGGCTGGCAAATGAAAGCCTGATTGAAGAAGAGGTGAGTGTGCAGATGCCCACCAAACGTGGTGACTTTGAACTTATTGCATTCAGGCAAATAACCACCGGTGAACACCACCTGGCGTTGAAAAAAGGTACATGGGACAAAGATGAACCGGTGTTGGTGCGTGTACACAGCTCATGTGTGACCGGCGATATACTACATTCTTTGCGTTGCGACTGTGGTGATCAGTTGGAAAAAGCCATGGAAATGGTAGAAGCAGAAGGAAAAGGTATCGTATTGTATATGAACCAGGAAGGCAGGGGCATAGGCTTGCTGAACAAACTGAAGGCCTATAAGCTACAGGAGGAAGGTAAGGATACAGTAGAGGCCAACCTGGCGCTTGGATTCAAGAATGATCAACGTGATTATGGTGTCGGTGCACAGATACTCCGGCACCTGGGTGTAAGCAAGATAAAACTGATGACCAACAACCCACGAAAAAGAGCTGGGCTGTTAGGTTACGGACTGGAGATCGTTGATAATGTACCTATAGAAATTAAGCCGAATAAGCACAACGAATTTTATTTACAGACAAAACGAGATAAATTAGGCCACGAGATACTTAAATGA
- a CDS encoding glycosyltransferase: MSSGRILILTNRVPFPLNDGGNLAMKAMVDGYNANGWDVFLLSMNTKRHYVPAATLAKIYRNTVAFETVDIDNSVRLVPLLTNFFFSKEPEHAVRFNDKAFAKKLSEVLATFKPDVVQVESLYLSAYMPVIRQYKSIKTVLRLHNVEYQVWQRLAEETANVLKKLYLHNLAKRIKHFEERIWKEYDLLLPITHNDEGMVKQMVADATTYVVPFGIDTKKIFQPKSVEDWTGYHIGAMDWLPNREGIEWFLEEAWPLIRKQVPDFTFAFAGRNMPQSFPDMHIDGVACAGEVPDAEAFIADKKILIVPIRSGGGIRVKILEAMAAGKVVISTAVGMQGIDAKEGKHYLKADTAITFAEAVKWCMEHKAEAERMGEEAKKLIINHYNLSVIAQGLSEKLLGLKG, encoded by the coding sequence ATGTCTTCCGGTCGAATATTGATATTAACCAATCGTGTGCCATTTCCGCTGAACGATGGTGGCAACCTGGCTATGAAAGCTATGGTTGACGGCTATAATGCAAACGGTTGGGATGTCTTTTTGTTGTCTATGAACACAAAAAGACATTACGTACCCGCAGCAACCCTGGCTAAGATATACAGGAATACCGTAGCTTTTGAAACAGTAGATATAGATAACTCAGTTAGACTTGTTCCATTATTGACTAATTTCTTCTTCAGCAAAGAGCCTGAACATGCAGTGCGTTTTAATGATAAAGCATTTGCGAAGAAACTCTCAGAAGTATTAGCCACATTCAAACCGGATGTGGTACAGGTGGAAAGCCTGTACTTGTCGGCATATATGCCTGTAATACGGCAATATAAGAGCATAAAGACTGTTTTGCGGTTGCACAATGTAGAATACCAGGTGTGGCAGCGACTGGCTGAAGAAACGGCTAACGTCCTGAAAAAACTATACCTGCATAACCTGGCTAAACGAATAAAACACTTCGAAGAACGTATATGGAAGGAGTATGACTTGTTGTTACCTATAACTCATAATGACGAAGGCATGGTAAAACAAATGGTGGCAGATGCTACCACTTATGTTGTGCCGTTTGGTATTGATACAAAGAAGATCTTCCAACCCAAAAGCGTAGAAGACTGGACAGGCTATCACATAGGTGCCATGGACTGGCTGCCCAACAGGGAGGGCATAGAGTGGTTCCTGGAGGAAGCGTGGCCGTTGATAAGAAAACAGGTGCCGGACTTTACCTTCGCTTTTGCAGGGCGTAACATGCCACAGTCATTCCCGGATATGCATATTGATGGGGTGGCTTGTGCCGGCGAGGTTCCTGATGCAGAGGCTTTTATTGCTGATAAAAAGATACTCATCGTGCCTATCAGGTCGGGCGGTGGGATCAGGGTCAAGATATTGGAAGCCATGGCAGCAGGTAAGGTAGTTATCAGTACAGCGGTAGGCATGCAGGGTATTGATGCTAAGGAGGGGAAACACTATCTCAAAGCTGACACTGCTATAACGTTTGCAGAGGCCGTTAAATGGTGTATGGAACATAAAGCGGAGGCAGAACGAATGGGGGAAGAGGCTAAAAAGCTCATTATCAATCATTACAACTTGTCTGTTATTGCACAAGGATTGTCTGAAAAGTTACTCGGATTGAAGGGCTGA